A DNA window from Brassica napus cultivar Da-Ae chromosome C1, Da-Ae, whole genome shotgun sequence contains the following coding sequences:
- the LOC106378094 gene encoding gibberellin 20 oxidase 4-like, whose translation MECITKLPFNENETEDSLLTTFDSMVLYDQENQVPREFVWPDHQKPSPNVPILQVPLIDLAGFLSDDPFLVSEATRLVAEGAKQHGFFLVTNHGVDERLLSSAYTSMDKFFLSPTCEKQKALGEWRESWGYANSYFGKYKKNLPWKEMLSFSFSPEEKTDNHSQIVKDFIIEKMGDGYNDFGRVYQEYGEAMSNLSLKIMELLGMSLGLNRSHFKDFFEDNESILRLNYYPKCKQPDVVLGTGPHCDPTSLTILQQDHVSGLQVLVDNQWHSVPPNPQALVVNIGDTFRALTNGIYKSSLHQAVVNSETERKTIAFFLSPKVDKVVKPPEELEGERVYPDFTWSMLHEFVKKHYKTDENTLEEFTKWLKKAETSNEG comes from the exons ATGGAATGCATCACAAAGCTCCCTTTCAATGAAAATGAAACCGAAGACAGCCTTTTGACGACCTTTGATTCAATGGTCCTATATGATCAAGAAAACCAAGTACCTCGAGAGTTTGTGTGGCCCGACCATCAGAAACCCTCTCCAAATGTTCCAATCCTCCAAGTCCCTCTCATTGACCTTGCTGGCTTCCTCTCCGACGACCCATTCTTGGTCTCGGAGGCTACAAGACTTGTGGCAGAAGGTGCAAAGCAACATGGTTTCTTCTTGGTCACCAACCATGGAGTCGATGAGAGGCTCCTGTCCAGTGCCTATACATCTATGGACAAATTCTTTTTGTCACCGACTTGTGAGAAACAGAAGGCTCTGGGGGAGTGGCGTGAAAGCTGGGGTTACGCTAATAGCTATTTCGGGAAATACAAGAAGAATCTACCCTGGAAGGAAATGCTGTCGTTTTCTTTCTCCCCGGAGGAGAAGACCGATAACCACTCTCAAATCGTCAAAGATTTCATTATTGAAAAAATGGGTGACGGATACAATGATTTTGG GAGGGTATATCAAGAATACGGCGAGGCCATGAGCAATCTCTCATTGAAGATCATGGAGCTTCTTGGAATGAGTCTTGGCCTTAATAGAAGCCATTTCAAAGATTTTTTTGAAGACAATGAATCGATATTGAGATTGAATTACTATCCAAAGTGCAAGCAACCAGATGTTGTACTAGGGACAGGACCACACTGCGACCCAACCTCCCTAACCATACTTCAACAAGACCACGTCAGTGGTCTTCAAGTTTTAGTGGACAACCAATGGCATTCAGTTCCTCCTAACCCTCAAGCGTTGGTGGTTAACATTGGCGACACTTTCAGG GCTCTTACCAACGGAATATACAAGAGTTCTTTGCATCAGGCGGTAGTGAATAGCGAGACGGAAAGAAAGACAATTGCATTCTTCCTATCTCCAAAAGTGGACAAAGTGGTGAAGCCACCAGAGGAATTAGAAGGTGAAAGAGTGTATCCAGATTTTACATGGTCTATGCTTCATGAGTTCGTAAAGAAACACTATAAAACAGACGAGAACACGCTTGAAGAGTTCACAAAATGGCTCAAAAAGGCGGAAACCTCTAATGAAGGATAA